A stretch of the Gossypium hirsutum isolate 1008001.06 chromosome D07, Gossypium_hirsutum_v2.1, whole genome shotgun sequence genome encodes the following:
- the LOC107926621 gene encoding cytochrome P450 71A1 isoform X1 — MVDWGFSYLVHNLICKKLEIPPLMELINENKLYNPLFLSLILFIFSFLLWLKLSKHKLQNLPPSPPKLPIIGHLHKLVKLPHRSLRDLSLKYGSLMFLNLGQNPTLVVSSADSLKEMVKNYDVVFMNKPNTTAANILFYGCKDLGFSPYGDYWRQVRKLCVLELLSARRVQSFQFVREEEVDAIIRKIHEAAVNGDVVDLTKMLMAVSSNIVSRCVISRKAEDDNGGIHFGELTRRVMVLFTTLCFGDFWPSLKWLDYVTGFISRLKSTFWELDLFFDQVIDEHKEKEAIDETKDFLSIILQLQKDGLDLTQDNIKAILLDMFAGGTETTSTTAEWAMSELLKKPDVLKKVEQDVRKVAKNKQKIELNDLNQMKYLKCVIKETLRLHPPVVFLVRRGTSEAVKLGKYDIPPNTTVFINVWAIQRDPIWWENPEEFIPERFENSRVDFKGQDFQFIPFGCGRRDCPGMPFAIASLEYLVANLLFRFDWKLGDGETSETLDLIENYGLTVNKKVPLRVMPTIFHPST, encoded by the exons atggTTGACTGGGGTTTTTCTTATTTAGTTCATAACTTGATCTGCAAAAAATTGGAGATACCACCATTAATGGAGCTCATCAATGAAAATAAACTTTACAACCCATTGTTTCTCTCTCTCATCCTCTTTATTTTCTCCTTTTTACTTTGGCTTAAACTATCAAAACACAAATTACAGAATTTGCCTCCTTCTCCCCCAAAGTTACCAATCATTGGCCACCTTCATAAACTTGTGAAACTCCCCCACCGATCCCTTCGAGACCTTTCACTAAAATATGGGTCCTTAATGTTTCTTAATTTAGGTCAAAATCCAACCCTAGTTGTATCATCAGCTGACTCCTTGAAAGAAATGGTGAAAAACTATGATGTTGTTTTCATGAACAAGCCAAACACCACTGCTGCAAATATCTTGTTTTATGGGTGCAAAGATTTGGGGTTTTCACCGTACGGAGATTATTGGAGACAAGTTAGGAAACTTTGTGTTCTTGAGTTACTAAGTGCTCGAAGAGTTCAATCGTTTCAGTTCGTAAGAGAAGAAGAAGTTGATGCTATAATAAGGAAAATCCATGAGGCTGCTGTTAATGGTGATGTTGTTGATTTAACCAAGATGTTAATGGCGGTCTCGAGTAACATTGTTTCCCGATGTGTTATTAGTCGTAAAGCTGAAGACGATAATGGCGGAATTCATTTTGGAGAGTTAACGAGGAGGGTTATGGTTCTTTTCACCACCTTGTGTTTTGGTGATTTTTGGCCGTCTTTGAAATGGTTGGATTATGTAACTGGGTTTATTTCACGATTGAAATCAACTTTTTGGGAATTGGATTTGTTTTTTGATCAGGTAATTGATGAACATAAGGAAAAGGAAGCCATTGATGAAACGAAAGACTTCCTTTCTATCATTTTGCAACTTCAAAAAGATGGCTTGGATCTCACTCAAGACAACATCAAAGCAATCTTactg GACATGTTTGCTGGAGGAACTGAAACAACATCCACAACAGCAGAATGGGCAATGTCCGAATTGTTGAAAAAACCAGACGTGTTGAAAAAAGTTGAACAAGATGTACGAAAAGTGGCGAAAAACAAACAGAAAATCGAATTAAACGACCTAAATCAAATGAAATACTTGAAATGTGTGATCAAAGAAACATTAAGGCTTCATCCCCCAGTTGTTTTCTTGGTCCGTCGAGGAACATCGGAAGCCGTTAAACTAGGAAAGTACGACATTCCACCCAACACTACAGTTTTCATCAATGTGTGGGCGATTCAAAGGGACCCGATATGGTGGGAAAACCCCGAAGAGTTCATCCCGGAAAGATTTGAGAACTCCAGGGTTGATTTTAAGGGTCAAGATTTTCAGTTCATCCCGTTCGGGTGCGGGAGAAGGGATTGTCCTGGGATGCCATTTGCGATTGCATCGCTTGAATATTTGGTTGCAAATCTTTTGTTTAGGTTTGATTGGAAGTTGGGTGATGGTGAAACTTCGGAGACTTTGGATTTGATTGAAAACTATGGGCTTACTGTTAATAAGAAAGTTCCTCTTCGTGTTATGCCCACCATATTTCATCCATCTACTTAG
- the LOC107926621 gene encoding cytochrome P450 71A1 isoform X2: MVKNYDVVFMNKPNTTAANILFYGCKDLGFSPYGDYWRQVRKLCVLELLSARRVQSFQFVREEEVDAIIRKIHEAAVNGDVVDLTKMLMAVSSNIVSRCVISRKAEDDNGGIHFGELTRRVMVLFTTLCFGDFWPSLKWLDYVTGFISRLKSTFWELDLFFDQVIDEHKEKEAIDETKDFLSIILQLQKDGLDLTQDNIKAILLDMFAGGTETTSTTAEWAMSELLKKPDVLKKVEQDVRKVAKNKQKIELNDLNQMKYLKCVIKETLRLHPPVVFLVRRGTSEAVKLGKYDIPPNTTVFINVWAIQRDPIWWENPEEFIPERFENSRVDFKGQDFQFIPFGCGRRDCPGMPFAIASLEYLVANLLFRFDWKLGDGETSETLDLIENYGLTVNKKVPLRVMPTIFHPST, from the exons ATGGTGAAAAACTATGATGTTGTTTTCATGAACAAGCCAAACACCACTGCTGCAAATATCTTGTTTTATGGGTGCAAAGATTTGGGGTTTTCACCGTACGGAGATTATTGGAGACAAGTTAGGAAACTTTGTGTTCTTGAGTTACTAAGTGCTCGAAGAGTTCAATCGTTTCAGTTCGTAAGAGAAGAAGAAGTTGATGCTATAATAAGGAAAATCCATGAGGCTGCTGTTAATGGTGATGTTGTTGATTTAACCAAGATGTTAATGGCGGTCTCGAGTAACATTGTTTCCCGATGTGTTATTAGTCGTAAAGCTGAAGACGATAATGGCGGAATTCATTTTGGAGAGTTAACGAGGAGGGTTATGGTTCTTTTCACCACCTTGTGTTTTGGTGATTTTTGGCCGTCTTTGAAATGGTTGGATTATGTAACTGGGTTTATTTCACGATTGAAATCAACTTTTTGGGAATTGGATTTGTTTTTTGATCAGGTAATTGATGAACATAAGGAAAAGGAAGCCATTGATGAAACGAAAGACTTCCTTTCTATCATTTTGCAACTTCAAAAAGATGGCTTGGATCTCACTCAAGACAACATCAAAGCAATCTTactg GACATGTTTGCTGGAGGAACTGAAACAACATCCACAACAGCAGAATGGGCAATGTCCGAATTGTTGAAAAAACCAGACGTGTTGAAAAAAGTTGAACAAGATGTACGAAAAGTGGCGAAAAACAAACAGAAAATCGAATTAAACGACCTAAATCAAATGAAATACTTGAAATGTGTGATCAAAGAAACATTAAGGCTTCATCCCCCAGTTGTTTTCTTGGTCCGTCGAGGAACATCGGAAGCCGTTAAACTAGGAAAGTACGACATTCCACCCAACACTACAGTTTTCATCAATGTGTGGGCGATTCAAAGGGACCCGATATGGTGGGAAAACCCCGAAGAGTTCATCCCGGAAAGATTTGAGAACTCCAGGGTTGATTTTAAGGGTCAAGATTTTCAGTTCATCCCGTTCGGGTGCGGGAGAAGGGATTGTCCTGGGATGCCATTTGCGATTGCATCGCTTGAATATTTGGTTGCAAATCTTTTGTTTAGGTTTGATTGGAAGTTGGGTGATGGTGAAACTTCGGAGACTTTGGATTTGATTGAAAACTATGGGCTTACTGTTAATAAGAAAGTTCCTCTTCGTGTTATGCCCACCATATTTCATCCATCTACTTAG
- the LOC121219342 gene encoding serine/threonine-protein kinase AFC2 isoform X3, protein MIKVAIVMHDLRLIHTDLKPENILLVSPECVKVPDYKGTSRFPKGSSYFKRLPKSSAIKVIDFGSTTYERQDQSYIVSTRHYRAPEVILGLGWSYPCDIWSVGCILVELCTGEALFQTHENLEHLAMMERVLGPLHQHMLKRVDRHAEKYVRSGRLDWPDGAASRESMRAVLKLPRLQNLIMQHVDHSAGDLIHLLQGLLRYDPIDRLTAREALRHPFFSGDKFRR, encoded by the exons TCATGCATGATTTGCGTCTGATACATACGGACTTGAAACCAGAAAATATTCTTCTTGTCTCTCCAGAGTGTGTCAAAGTTCCTGATTACAAG GGTACATCAAGATTTCCAAAAGGTAGTTCTTACTTTAAAAGGTTGCCAAAATCAAGTGCCATTAAGGTAATAGATTTTGGTAGCACTACTTATGAGCGTCAAGATCAGTCTTACATTGTGTCAACACGACATTATCGTGCTCCAGAGGTTATTCTTG GACTGGGATGGAGTTACCCTTGTGACATATGGAGTGTTGGCTGCATCTTAGTTGAATTATGCACG GGTGAGGCATTGTTTCAAACACATGAGAATCTGGAGCACCTTGCCATGATGGAGCGGGTGTTGGGTCCACTACATCAGCACATGTTGAAGAGAGTAGA TCGACATGCGGAGAAGTATGTTAGAAGTGGTAGACTGGATTGGCCAGATGGTGCTGCATCAAGGGAGAGTATGAGAGCTGTTCTTAAGCTACCTCGTCTTCAG AACTTGATAATGCAGCATGTGGACCATTCGGCTGGGGATCTAATCCATCTATTGCAGGGGTTGCTTAGGTATGACCCTATTGATAGGCTCACTGCTCGTGAAGCTCTAAGGCATCCGTTTTTTAGCGGGGACAAGTTTAGGCGATGA